Genomic DNA from Novosphingobium sp. TH158:
AGGCATAGGCAAGGTTCTGGCGGATCTTCGGCGTGTTTTCGCCATTGCGCAGGGCATCGGCAAGCACGGCAACGCCGCGTTCCGGCTCACCGGCAAGGGCAAGCGCAAGGCCAAGGTCGCTGGCGGGGATTTCGCCGCGCCAGTCATCCAGCACGGAAAGTGCCGCCTGCTGCTGGCCGGCGCCGATCTGCGCAAGCGCAAGGCTCAGCGCGGTGCGGGCCGAATTGTCACCCAGCTTCATCGCATCGTCGAAGGTCGTGGCGGCAGACTGGAAGCGGCCGGCCTTGAAATAGGACTGGCCCAGAAGGACGCGCAGCGAGGCATCGCGCGGGCTGGCGGCAACCGCCGCTTCGGCGCTGGAAACCGCCTTTTCGCCCTTGCCGCTCTTCAGCGCAAGGCGCGCCGCCTCGGCGGAATTGTTACGTACGGTCATGCCCTGCGCGGCACAGCCGGCAAGCAGGCCCACGGCCATCACGGCTCCGGCGAACAGGTTGAGGCGGGTCTTCTTGATGCGGGAAGCCATGGTTCTTACCCCCTTGGTAAATTCACTTGCGCTTGCGGCGCAGTTCGCCGGCAATGGCGCTGAGTTCCGGATGATCGGAGAGAAACTGGTCGAGCGCCTGGGTCACCACGGCCTGGGCGCTGAGGTTCTGCGCCGTGCAGGCAAGGCGCAGGCGCAGGTGCCGCTCCTCGTCGAGACGCAGGGTGAAGGCGGCCTTGCGGCCTTCGGCGAATGCCGAGCGACGCTCTCGCGAGGAACGCGGAGCGAATTCGCGGGCAAGGCGATCCTGCTGGCGGCGGACTTCCGATTCGCGGTTGATCGGAACCACCTGGGCTTCATGCGCAGGCTCGCCCATGTCGTTCCAGCCGAGTTCGTGATCGATCGAATCGGCGGAAAAGTCGGCCGGTGCGGGAATCGCCATGGTGTGCGGACGCATGGCCGGCTTGGCGCCACCCTTGCGGGCAAGCAGCGTGGGCGAGAGCGAGGCCAGGGGCTTTCCGCCGGAGGGCTTGGAATTTTCCAAGGCCATGCCTCCTTAAGACCCCGCTACGCGGCGGCCGAAGCCACCTACCGGGCGAGCATAACCGGGCGCTGCCTGAACGCCGCCGACCTGGGCGGGCGCCGCAAAGACGGTGCGGCGGAAGTTCTTTTCCAGCCGGTCGTAGATGTAGTTCCACAGCGCGGCGATCTCCATCGCCGAACGGCCCATGGGATCGACTTCCATCACCGTGCGGCCATCGATCATCGAGGCGGCATAGTCTGTGCGATGGTGCAGCGTGATCGGCGCGACCGTGCCGTGCTGCGACAGCGCGACGGCAGCTTCCGACGTGATCTTGGCCTTGGGAGTTGCCGCGTTCACCACAAAGATCAGCGGCTTGCCGGCACGTTCGCACAGATCGACCGTGGCGCCGACAGCGCGCAGGTCATGCGGACTGGGACGGGTGGGGACGACGATCAGTTCGGCAACCGAGATCACCGACTGGATCGCCATGGTAATCGCCGGCGGCGTGTCGATCACGGCCAGCTTGAAGCCCTGCTGGCGCAGGACCTGAAGATCGGCTGCAAGGCGTGAAACGGTGGTCTGGGCAAAGGCGGGAAACTCCGCCTCGCGCTCGTTCCACCAGTCAGCCAGAGACCCCTGCGGGTCGATGTCGATCAGGACAACGGGGCCAGCGCCGGCGCGCTGCGCCTGCACGGCTAGATGCCCGGACAAGGTCGTCTTGCCCGATCCACCCTTCTGTGATGCCAGTGCCAATACGCGCAAAGTTCATTCCCCCCGAACGAAAGGAGCCATTCGATTGCGCGTAAAAAGAACAGAACCTCCCTAATTTTGTATTAATGCGCCGAACGGAATTGTTCGCGGCGGAGTCGGGCGTTCATTGCTTGGCAAGGGGTATCGCGCATAGAAATCATGTGGCAATTTGCCATGGTTAACGCCGGCGGGGTCGCCGCGACTTCAGGGGGTAGATATGAAGCTGCGCTTGTTGCTGGCCGGGGCGATGCTCGGCGGTCTCGCCTTGGCCGGCGTGGCCCGCGCCGATGTGAAGGCCGGTGTCGATGCCTGGGCACGAGGCGATTTTCCGGCTGCGATCAAGGAGTGGGAAGGCCCGGCAGGACGCGGCGATGCCGATGCCCAGTTCAACCTTGGCCAGGCCTACAAATGGGGCAAGGGCGTCAACCAGGACCTGAAGAAGGCGGAATTGTACTTCGGCAAGGCCGCGGCGCAGGGCCATATCGAAGCTTCGGACAATTACGGCCTGCTGCTGTTCGACCGCGGTGAGCGCGGGCAGGCCCTGCCCTATGTGAAGGCGGCATCCGGCCGCGGCGATCCGCGCGCGCAGTACCTGTTGGCGATCATGCATTTCAACGGCGACCTGGTGAACAAGGACTGGGTCCGCGCCTATGCGCTGATGAGCCTGGCGCAGCAGGCAGGCCTGCCGCAGGCTACGCCGGGGCTGCAGCAGATGGACGTGCACATCCCCCTTGCCCAGCGCCAGCAGGCGGTAAGCCTGTCGCAGCAGCTCGCCGCAGAAGCCGAAGCGACGCGCAACCGCCAGTTCGCCGCCGATGACCTTGGCGTGAAAAATCCTGCGGGCGTTGCCAGAACGCCGCCACAGGTCGCCGCAGCACCGGTCCGTCGCCAGCCGACACCGGAAGAGGCCGTGGCCGAGGCTGAACGCGTCGCCGCCGGGTCCAGCCCGCGCTCTGCCGGGGCAGACTATGCCCGCCCGGCCACGCCTCCGCCGGCGGTTGCAGCGGCGCCCAAGCCGGTCTCCTTGCCGCAGGGCCAGCCCTTCCCCGCAGCCACTGCACCGAAACCGGCGACGACGAACTCCGCCGCCCCGGCACCGCGACCAGCCGCCACGGCTGCCGCCGGCAGCTGGCGCATCCAGCTCGGCGCATTTGGTGTAGCGGCCAATGCCGATGCCCTCTGGGCCCGGATCAAGGGCCGGCCCGAGATTGCCGGGCATGGCCGCATCAATGTCAGTGCCGGTGCGGTGACCAAGCTGCAGGCCGGCGGCTATAGCGAAGACGGCGCCCGTTCCGCCTGCCGCAGCCTTGCCGCGGCAGGCTTTGCCTGCGCCCCGGTGCGGAACTGATGCGCCGATGATCGATGCCCCTGCAAGGTCGGCCGGGCGAATCCGCACGCTCGACCTTATCCGGGGCGTTGCGATCCTGGGCATCCTGACCGTCAACATGGCCGGTTTCGCCGGCCCCATGGCTGCTACCCTGACGCCCGACTGGAACGGTCCGGCCTCTGCCGGTGACCACCTCGCCTTCCTTGCCACCTTCGTTCTCTTCGAAGGCAAGATGCGCGGCCTGCTGAGCCTGCTGTTCGGTGCCAGCATGATGCTGTTCCTTGAAAGTGCAGAAGCTCGCGGACGCAGCGGCGATGGCCTGCAGCTGCGCCGGCTTATCTGGCTCGGGGTGATCGGCTACCTGCATTTCCTGCTGCTTTGGTGGGGCGATATCCTGTTCACTTACGCGCTTGCAGGGTTCTTCGCGCTGCTGCTGCGGCACTTGCCGGTAAAGGCGATGGTACCGGCGGCCCTCCTGGCCTTTGGCGCATGGCATGGATCCGGCATGGCATCGAGCATCGCCCCGATCCTCGCCGAGGCCCGCTTTGAGGCGAGGGTCTCGCCACCGGCGGAAGCAAAAGCTCTCGCCGAGCTGAAAGCGCGCAAGGAGGCGATGAACAGGGCCGAACTGGCCCGCGAACAGGGCGCATACCTCCCCCTGCTGGCGCACAAGGCCGGACCGGATGCCGCCTTGCCGATGATCGCCGCGCTTTTGAGCCTCGGCGAAGTCCTGCCGATGATGCTGATCGGCATGGCCCTCTACCGCAGCGGATTCTTCACCGGCGGCTGGCCAGTTCGAATGCTGAGACGCGTGGCCGTCGCGGGCATCGGCTGCGGGGCGATCGTGACGCTGGGGCTCGCCATCATGGCATCGAGGGCGGACTTTGCAGCTATCACCATGGAGGCCGTGCTCGCCTACTGGGCTGCGGTGCCCCACCTCCTGATGACACTGGGCTACGCCGCCCTCCTCGTGCTGCTGGGGGAACGCCATGGCGAAGGCCGGTTCGGCCGCCGCATCGTCGCGGTTGGGCAACTCGCGCTGAGCAATTATCTCGCCTGTTCGCTGGCCTTCACCGCAATCTTCTACGGCTGGGGCCTTGGCCTGATCGGCACGGTACCGCAACGCTGGCACTGGGCATTCGTGCTCGGCGGATGGATCGCCATGCTGTGGTGGAGCAAGCCCTGGCTCGCACGGTTCGGTCAGGGGCCGGCCGAGCGGTTATGGCGCAGGCTGGCCTCGTGAAGGCAGGTACGGAGTTGGCACTTGTTCTTGCGAGCGGTTCGCAATAAGCTGATCCGCGAATCGAGGCTCACGGCAATGTACATCTGCATCTGCAACGCCATTCGCGAAAAGGACCTGCGCGCCGCAGCAAAGATATGCAGCGGCGATGTGGACGCGGTTTACGAATCGCTCGGCTGCACGCCCCAGTGCGGCTCATGCCTCGACGATGCGGCAAAAATCCTCATCGAGGAACGTGGACTGACCGAACCTCCGGTTTACACACCTTTCTGATAATCCCACCGGTTCAAGGGTTTGGCGCGCCGCTTGCGCTTATTGCGAGTGCCTCGCAAAGATCTTGATTCCTAACCGAAATCCCTTGTCGCCAGCCACGCCCGAACGTAGAATCCGGATCCATTCAAAGCCGGTCAAACTGGGGAGTTTTCGCCATGAAGGGCGATGCCAAGGTTATCGAATACCTCAACAAGGTGCTGTTCAACGAACTCACCGCGGTCAACCAGTACTGGCTGCATTACCGCATGCTCGACAACTGGGGCATCAAGAAACTGGCCGACCATGAACGGCACGAATCGATCGACGAGATGAAGCACGCCGACCAGGTTGCTGAGCGCATCCTGTTCCTTGAAGGCCTGCCCAACTTCCAGGCGCTCGGCAAGCTGCGCATTGGCGAGAACGTGGAGGAAATCCTCAAGGCGGACCTCGCGCTGGAGCAGGACGCCATCCCGGATCTGCGCGATGCCATCGCCCATTGCGAAAGCGTGCGCGACTACGTCAGCCGCGACCTGTTCCGCTCGATCCTCGACAGCGAGGAAGAGCATGTCGACTTCATCGAGACCCAGTTCGAGATGATCGCGCGCATGGGCCTGCAGAACTACGTGCAGCTCAACAGCGAGGCTGTCGGCAGCTGATCCCCGAACGCGAGGGGCTTGGCGCCTGTCGCCGGCCCCTCAGTTCTTGGCGAAGGGATTCTTCGGGCTGCGCAGGGTCAGCCGCACCGGCACCGAATCGAACCCCAGGTCGCGGCGGATGCCGTTCACCAGATAGCGCTGGTAGGACATCGGCAGCTCGTCCAGCCGCGTGCCGAACAGCACGAAGCCAGGCGGGCGGGTCTTGGCCTGGGTGATGTAGCGCAGCTTGATCCGCTTGCCGCCGGGAGCCGGGGGCGGGTTCTTTTCCAGCGCATCGTCGAACCAGCGATTGAGCAGCGCGGTTGGCACGCGCTTCGACCATGCCTCACGGATTTCGAAGGCGGCGGCGATCAGATCGTCCAGCCCCTTGCCCGTGCGGGCAGACACGGCGAGCAGCGGCAGGCCCTTCACCTGCGCCAACCCTTCGTCCAGCGCGTTGCGAATGCCGTTGAACAGGCCGGACGCATCCTCAGCCACGTCCCACTTGTTGATCGCGATAATCAGCGCGCGGCCTTCTTCGAGCACCAGCGAGGCGATCTTCAGGTCCTGGTGTTCCAGCCCCTTGGTGGCATCGAGCAGCAGCACGACAACCTCGGCAAAGTCCACTGCGTGGCGCGCATCGGCAACGGCAAGCCTTTCCAGCTTTTCCACCACCCGCGCCTTCTTGCGCATACCGGCCGTGTCGATCAGGCGGACAGGCCGGGTCTCGCCGGTCTTCGGATCGGTCCATT
This window encodes:
- a CDS encoding ParA family protein; this translates as MRVLALASQKGGSGKTTLSGHLAVQAQRAGAGPVVLIDIDPQGSLADWWNEREAEFPAFAQTTVSRLAADLQVLRQQGFKLAVIDTPPAITMAIQSVISVAELIVVPTRPSPHDLRAVGATVDLCERAGKPLIFVVNAATPKAKITSEAAVALSQHGTVAPITLHHRTDYAASMIDGRTVMEVDPMGRSAMEIAALWNYIYDRLEKNFRRTVFAAPAQVGGVQAAPGYARPVGGFGRRVAGS
- a CDS encoding SPOR domain-containing protein, translated to MKLRLLLAGAMLGGLALAGVARADVKAGVDAWARGDFPAAIKEWEGPAGRGDADAQFNLGQAYKWGKGVNQDLKKAELYFGKAAAQGHIEASDNYGLLLFDRGERGQALPYVKAASGRGDPRAQYLLAIMHFNGDLVNKDWVRAYALMSLAQQAGLPQATPGLQQMDVHIPLAQRQQAVSLSQQLAAEAEATRNRQFAADDLGVKNPAGVARTPPQVAAAPVRRQPTPEEAVAEAERVAAGSSPRSAGADYARPATPPPAVAAAPKPVSLPQGQPFPAATAPKPATTNSAAPAPRPAATAAAGSWRIQLGAFGVAANADALWARIKGRPEIAGHGRINVSAGAVTKLQAGGYSEDGARSACRSLAAAGFACAPVRN
- a CDS encoding DUF418 domain-containing protein; this encodes MIDAPARSAGRIRTLDLIRGVAILGILTVNMAGFAGPMAATLTPDWNGPASAGDHLAFLATFVLFEGKMRGLLSLLFGASMMLFLESAEARGRSGDGLQLRRLIWLGVIGYLHFLLLWWGDILFTYALAGFFALLLRHLPVKAMVPAALLAFGAWHGSGMASSIAPILAEARFEARVSPPAEAKALAELKARKEAMNRAELAREQGAYLPLLAHKAGPDAALPMIAALLSLGEVLPMMLIGMALYRSGFFTGGWPVRMLRRVAVAGIGCGAIVTLGLAIMASRADFAAITMEAVLAYWAAVPHLLMTLGYAALLVLLGERHGEGRFGRRIVAVGQLALSNYLACSLAFTAIFYGWGLGLIGTVPQRWHWAFVLGGWIAMLWWSKPWLARFGQGPAERLWRRLAS
- a CDS encoding bacterioferritin-associated ferredoxin, with product MYICICNAIREKDLRAAAKICSGDVDAVYESLGCTPQCGSCLDDAAKILIEERGLTEPPVYTPF
- the bfr gene encoding bacterioferritin, with the translated sequence MKGDAKVIEYLNKVLFNELTAVNQYWLHYRMLDNWGIKKLADHERHESIDEMKHADQVAERILFLEGLPNFQALGKLRIGENVEEILKADLALEQDAIPDLRDAIAHCESVRDYVSRDLFRSILDSEEEHVDFIETQFEMIARMGLQNYVQLNSEAVGS
- the der gene encoding ribosome biogenesis GTPase Der; the encoded protein is MAKAQVIIIGRPNVGKSTLFNRLVGKRLALVDDQPGVTRDRRFGEANLLGLEFTVVDTAGWEDEDPDSLPGRMRAQTEVSLQGADVALFVFDARAGLTPLDEEIARWLRQSTVPVVLVGNKAEGRAAEPGLLESYSLGFGEPIGLSAEHGEGMADLFQALLPHVEGKEAQEDYDEDEEAAAGPLKLAIVGRPNAGKSTLINAMLREDRLLTGPEAGITRDSIAVDWQWTDPKTGETRPVRLIDTAGMRKKARVVEKLERLAVADARHAVDFAEVVVLLLDATKGLEHQDLKIASLVLEEGRALIIAINKWDVAEDASGLFNGIRNALDEGLAQVKGLPLLAVSARTGKGLDDLIAAAFEIREAWSKRVPTALLNRWFDDALEKNPPPAPGGKRIKLRYITQAKTRPPGFVLFGTRLDELPMSYQRYLVNGIRRDLGFDSVPVRLTLRSPKNPFAKN